The DNA window CGCTGCTGGTGGCCTTCGGCATCAAGGCGGCTGTTTTCCCGCTGGATGCCTGGCTGCCGGACTCCTACCCCACTGCGGCCTCCCTGGTCACCGCCGTGTTCGCGGGCCTGTTGACCAAGGTGGGTGTGTACGCCATCATCCGCATGCGCTCCACCGTCTTTACCGACGGCTCGCTGGACACCCTGCTGATGTGGGTCGCGCTTTTGACCATGATCGTCGGCGTGATGGGCGCGCTCGCCCAAAACGACATCAAACGCCTGCTGTCCTTTACCCTGGTCTCGCACATCGGCTACATGATCTTCGGCATCGCGCTCGGCTCCATGGCGGGCCTGTCCGGCGCCATCTTCTACGCCGTTCACCACATTCTCGTGCAGACCTCGCTGTTTTTGGTTGTCGGTCTCATCGAGCGCCAGGCAGGCTCCGCGCAGCTGCGCCGACTCGGCTCCCTGCTGTACACCGCCCCGGTCATCGCGCTGCTCTACTTCATCCCGGCGCTCAACCTGGGTGGCATCCCGCCATTCTCCGGCTTCCTGGGCAAGGTCATGCTCATCCAGGCCGGCGCGGACGACGGCTCTTGGTTGGCGTGGGTCCTTATCGGCGGTGCCGTGGTCACTTCGCTGTTGACGCTCTACGCCATGATCCTCGTCTGGTCCAAGGGCTTCCTCCGCGACCGCGCCGACGCCCCCGAGGGCGACGTGGCCATGGCCCGGCCCGCCAACCTCGCGGAGCGCGGTGCCACGACCCAGTTCGCCGAGCGTGCCGACGTCGGCCGCGTACCCACCGGCATGTTTTTGTCCACCGCGCTGCTCGTCGCAGCGTCCGTCTCAATCACCTTTCTCGCCGGCCCGATCTCACACATCACCGACCGCGCCGCCGAATCCGCCCAGGACAACTCGATTTACCGCAGCGCCGTGCTGGACACCGTCCCCGGCATCGGCGTGGACGGGGAAGTCACCGAGCCGGAGAACCCGACGCGCCGCCCGGAGCGCTTTGCCACCCCGCAGGACGAGTACGGCCGCTCCGATGCGCTATACCGGCACCGCAATCAGCGAGACGGCACCACCAGTGAGCCCACCCAGGGCGTGAGCACCGAGACGGTGCCGACGCCGGTGCGTGCGAGTGAGGCGTCGACAAGCGCAAGCCCGTCCGGAGGTGAGCACTAAATGAGCCAGCTTTTCACCGGTATTAAGCACCGCTTCCGCCCCTGGTTCGTGGCATGGCTGACCGTGATGTGGATCCTGCTGATGGGCGAGCTGAGCTGGGGCAACTTCGCCGCAGGCCTTGGGCTCGGGCTCGCGGTTGTGCTGCTGTTGCCCCTGCCACGCATCCCCAACCACGGCTACCGCATCCACTGGGGCC is part of the Corynebacterium imitans genome and encodes:
- a CDS encoding Na+/H+ antiporter subunit D, translating into MNASLIEFADAALSSMPYLIVMPLVLPAIAAALILVTGRHVQVQRTIAFVTLFALAVIAGAMIIVADVHGIQTVQMGGWDAPIGITLVADRLSTIMLFVSAIVLFAVMWYGISQGLRDGDDDDPVAVFLPVYMLLCLGVNLSFLAGDLFNLYVGFEVFLVASYVLLTLGASPGRVRSGIGYVMVSMASSMVFLFALALVYASVGTVNMAHAGLRMEDIPEGTRAAIFATLLVAFGIKAAVFPLDAWLPDSYPTAASLVTAVFAGLLTKVGVYAIIRMRSTVFTDGSLDTLLMWVALLTMIVGVMGALAQNDIKRLLSFTLVSHIGYMIFGIALGSMAGLSGAIFYAVHHILVQTSLFLVVGLIERQAGSAQLRRLGSLLYTAPVIALLYFIPALNLGGIPPFSGFLGKVMLIQAGADDGSWLAWVLIGGAVVTSLLTLYAMILVWSKGFLRDRADAPEGDVAMARPANLAERGATTQFAERADVGRVPTGMFLSTALLVAASVSITFLAGPISHITDRAAESAQDNSIYRSAVLDTVPGIGVDGEVTEPENPTRRPERFATPQDEYGRSDALYRHRNQRDGTTSEPTQGVSTETVPTPVRASEASTSASPSGGEH